A region of the Chlamydia felis Fe/C-56 genome:
CAATATGCGTCATTGGAAAACCAGAAAAAGAACGGATAAAAATCCTTAGAAAACTACAAATGAATAAGGACATCCATTTATGATTTACATCACAAAATTGTTCTAAGCGGGGAAAATACTTAGAGTATACTGATTGCGCTCTCTATTTATAGAAAGATAAATAATTATTGTTTAGAACAAGGAGCGTCTTTGCCGTGTAGAAAAAGACGTGTGACGCGCCCTGGATCAAGCTACGCCCGAATTCCTGTAGGAGGAGGTTGCATTCCACCACCACCAGATTGAGGCATTTGAGGCATAGTATCTACAGAAGGTTCTCTGCCAGCACAAATATCAGCACAGACAGTTCGCCATTTCACCACAGTTTCAATAAACAACTGAGCAAAAGCTTTTAAGAGATTTGTTTCAGCATATTTCATATCTAAAACACAGTGCATCAAAATGAGCTGTTCTTTTGTAGCAACTCCAACGCCGCCCCCAGCCATTTGTCCGCCAAGCATAGAACCTTCTAAAAGCTTTTCGTAGAGAGCTAACTTTCTTTGGGTATTATCTGGCAACCCATCTAACAAAGGTGCGTAAACATACAAACGATCAGAATGTTCTTCGTAAGTGAGGTGAAGGGAAAATTCGCCATCCACAAACAAAATGCATGTATTGTTCTGATCAAAAGCCACGTCGGGAAGCTTTAATTCCCTAGCAAAATTTTTTAGATTTTCCTCAGCATTTTGCCTGGACATGAGGGAATCTCCTTGTGATAATTGTTATTTTCTTTAAGTTAACACATTGTAGATTTGTTAGTAAACGATTTCAAAGACTTAAAATCAAAAACTTTCTTGTTTTTCTCAACCTTTTATGCTATCGGTTTAGCGATGGGCAAAATCAGCTTTTATCCAGGTTCTCCGCTACCTTTGGGAGCAACTCAGCTTTCTTCTAGTCGTTATCGTTTTGCGCTATTTTCTTCACAAGCCACTCAAGTAGTTTTGGTTCTTGCTGACAAGAATTTTCGCATCCAAGAAATTGCATTGTCCAACAAAGAAAACCGCACAGGAGCTATTTGGCATGTAGAAGTAGAAGGGATTTCAGATCAATGGTCTTATGCTTTTCGTGTAGATGGCCCTATAAGCGAAACAACTAAGTTTGATTTTAACAAATACCTTTCCGATCCTTATGCAAAAAACCTTCGTTCTCCTCAAACTTTTGGCTCTACAAAAACTTCTGGAGACTATGCCTTTAGTTATTTAAAAAATGAAGAGTTTTCTTGGGAAGGAGATCGCTGTCTTAATTTACCTAAAGAAGAATCAATCATTTATGAAATGCATGTGCGTTCATTTACTTGGAATAATTCTTCAAAAGTGCGTTATCCGGGAACTTTCTTAGGAATCATTGAAAAAATAGATTATCTGAAAAAACTTG
Encoded here:
- a CDS encoding type III secretion chaperone Slc1 — protein: MSRQNAEENLKNFARELKLPDVAFDQNNTCILFVDGEFSLHLTYEEHSDRLYVYAPLLDGLPDNTQRKLALYEKLLEGSMLGGQMAGGGVGVATKEQLILMHCVLDMKYAETNLLKAFAQLFIETVVKWRTVCADICAGREPSVDTMPQMPQSGGGGMQPPPTGIRA